A single region of the Schizosaccharomyces osmophilus chromosome 3, complete sequence genome encodes:
- the ark1 gene encoding Aurora-B kinase Ark1 encodes MSDSKLAGSVNQLSISSGSTLPSSANPGRQQLLKLAVSNQRQVNYPVTKKDSRGLESKRYSSSKQKDEPIAGVPSPMGPQWRDFHIGMFEIGKPLGKGKFGRVYLAKEKKTGFIVALKTLHKSELIHSRIEKQVRREIEIQSNLRHRNILRLFGHFHDEKRIFLILEFAGRGELYQHLRRASRFPESTAAKYIYQMANALAYLHKKHVIHRDIKPENILLGIDGEIKLSDFGWSVHAPSNRRTTLCGTLDYLPPEMVEGKEHTEKVDLWSLGVLTYEFIVGAPPFEDVSGHSATYRRIAKVDLKIPSSVSPEGRDLISRLLRHSPEQRISLEQVVKHPWILKFKASWNPDQ; translated from the coding sequence ATGAGTGATTCGAAACTTGCAGGATCAGTAAATCAGCTTTCAATATCTTCAGGCTCGACCCTGCCAAGCAGTGCAAACCCTGGACGTCAACAGTTATTAAAACTAGCAGTTTCCAATCAACGCCAAGTAAACTATCCTGTGACAAAGAAGGACAGTAGAGGATTAGAAAGCAAACGGTATTCTtccagtaaacaaaaagatgaGCCAATTGCAGGTGTTCCTTCGCCGATGGGACCTCAATGGCGGGATTTTCATATAGGCATGTTTGAAATAGGAAAGCCGCTCGGGAAAGGAAAGTTTGGGAGAGTCTATTtagcaaaggaaaagaaaactggATTTATAGTTGCTTTAAAAACGTTGCATAAATCCGAGCTCATTCACTCaagaattgaaaagcaagtgagaagagaaattgaaattcaaTCGAATTTGAGACACAGAAACATTCTTCGTCTATTTGGTCATTTtcatgatgaaaaaagaatttttttaattctcGAATTTGCCGGGAGAGGGGAATTGTACCAGCATCTTCGAAGAGCATCTAGATTTCCTGAAAGTACTGCTGCTAAATATATCTATCAAATGGCAAATGCTTTAGCCTATTTACACAAAAAACATGTTATTCATAGAGACATTAAGCCTGAGAATATATTGCTCGGTATTGACGGTGAAATCAAGCTGTCCGACTTTGGATGGAGTGTACATGCACCTTCCAATCGCCGGACAACACTATGTGGTACTTTGGATTACCTTCCCCCTGAAATGGTCGAAGGTAAGGAACACACTGAAAAGGTTGATTTGTGGTCTTTGGGTGTGCTGACTTATGAATTTATCGTAGGAGCACCCCCATTTGAGGACGTATCTGGTCACTCGGCCACCTACAGACGAATTGCAAAAGtggatttgaaaattcCTAGCTCTGTCTCGCCTGAAGGAAGGGATTTAATTAGTCGTCTGTTGCGACATAGTCCTGAACAGCGGATTTCCTTAGAGCAGGTTGTCAAGCACCCTTGGATTCTGAAATTCAAAGCTTCTTGGAATCCCGATCAGTAA
- the rpc37 gene encoding DNA-directed RNA polymerase III complex subunit Rpc37 produces MSQQDVHMNERIESPESQDDPVVRTLPVYYSPALRNHLLLNQYPLRPKNREYSSRTGETPMNARIKPKTGWMEMEVPIPTANYFDEDKAKKYSAENQPLRTQVLAGRLQQPQTNLMVGLIRNGQIHIVPLRGLTQLRPSMRHVDDHTQRVKASTTSTTSQPNASSSRGPVRAIQVTAKQNTEAPKLSTTHIIRATEEEEWQSVEIRENEEAHTVAKQLECPLEHQPNECTPADVEYSFL; encoded by the coding sequence ATGTCTCAGCAGGACGTACATATGAAcgaaagaattgaatctCCAGAATCACAAGATGATCCTGTGGTGAGAACTCTACCTGTATACTATTCGCCTGCCCTTCGGAACCATTTACTCTTGAATCAATATCCTTTAAGACCAAAGAATCGCGAATACAGCAGTAGGACGGGAGAAACACCGATGAATGCGCGCATCAAGCCCAAAACCGGGTGGATGGAGATGGAAGTGCCTATTCCTACAGCAAATTACTTTGACGAAgacaaagcaaaaaaatatagtGCTGAAAACCAGCCATTAAGGACACAAGTGCTTGCGGGCCGCCTTCAACAGCCGCAAACAAACCTGATGGTAGGATTGATTCGTAATGGTCAAATTCATATTGTTCCTTTGCGCGGATTAACACAATTACGTCCTTCTATGCGACATGTAGATGACCATACACAACGGGTAAAAGCCTCTACTACTTCTACAACATCACAGCCTAACGCTTCCTCTTCCCGTGGACCCGTTCGTGCCATCCAAGTGACAGCTAAGCAAAATACAGAGGCTCCCAAGCTGTCGACGACCCATATAATTCGGGCAacagaagaggaagagtGGCAATCGGTTGAGATTCgggaaaatgaagaagccCACACAGTTGCTAAACAGTTGGAGTGTCCCTTAGAACATCAACCTAATGAGTGCACACCAGCGGACGTAGAATACTCGTTTCTTTAG
- the btb1 gene encoding BTB/POZ family ubiquitin-type ligase substrate adaptor Btb1 gives MSLLLFAYYFCNDIRSFQTLLRQNDIKPREPRKGLSEKSPSTLNVNTKDRYGRTVLHIAAFEKKNNFVRALLQHKNIDVLIQDEESGYTALHRAIYAGNLEAASLLLTKEPSILLKVKDHEGLSPFQLLYRVYSWTHPQNSFPILGNELYSLGNNENSILGFTVSGSQDMAKRVFLYRKQTPNSSAGQLFHPDKIIDIQSSKFHTLVATDEPSPNVYSCGIGAGGRLGFRKDAQYTFTPVSDLPYKVVQISVSQNHSLALTDFGNVYAWGLNTFSALGCNVDSSKKEDFIQVSPKRISAFKDLNIVGVVAGDTYSAAWTHSDLYTWGQNEGQLGHPDDSFIISTPRRVAGITSPVVKATCNSHSLILLLDNNTVLILSNYVQMKVPVAIDIESPLTFTKHPLSLSRFNIRKVEACEDNLAILTEQGEVFVVDLMPLRSIREQKQGSLSTKINSKSSFKITSFWSVLSPENAAIDVAWADSNSLLLCLKNGTCWIRQIRSKKREKASLKQSTKGIYKYSCIENIQMITNVRTNGSGGIFTIRNDYRPPHILFTIPELNDVFTSLLPYRNILHKRNPTLKAAEDEDSPPYYDDDRDPTEDEMRILFFNPGIIVNSYSNYKSSSADVCLRCVNEIFWCHEFLLSARSPVLRQILCTNRNAKKAYLEYRVDEKGEPTLVINDVSALSVAVLLHYLYSDSLLQPWKCDSRLMYLKEELLKLSRILDLPHLHEVLPFTAPRQPVMSLAKDINSLFMNKTAFEHSCDTIVKLEDGELKANSLLLRIHSDFFDSFFLFLDGQVHSKSEYYIVNLPDKSLFHFGLILRHIYGSGDLEILNDIKDYDFYSWLETMTVMLSISDELLFFRLKEICEQSLLRFLNLKTLNDMFELSSCYHADSLYNRCVDYACHNIGYFLEKNRLNEWEAKHLGKVSKRLELALQEQSSHTQPNKVLNKLLFRNAKYLEEKAYELKVLREFLFSGESTEFWDKSPYRIIKENDVAFSQSRPPTVANDLSEQIVGPARITEAETKQEKKDGFARRESPEVLEQSQGLLSFKDKSFTSPGTPITENTNGEPIIKEEGIKSFLNTERKGPWNSTLNIVENAKKPTNRANLRELLDEANGVGQSMPNNEFRGMKGVMKKSQKEKKKELSKQQQPIRKGGVHGSNPELVETAANAWSMRKPTAPPSKKPFNGILREVASNEAPSQIFYKEPKRRISSGSPSSWNTSGKPPSQPSSLPKSGAQTNSLMAIMYEQQEEIEERKKRLANRKPIEEIQQEEEFQKWWEEESRKVQKGLGIKKTEEEANENPSRRRRPKKNDKKNVSSTNESKSQPIDIPPASFKKGKSRVYR, from the coding sequence ATGagtcttttgcttttcgcTTACTATTTTTGCAACGACATACGCTCTTTTCAGACGCTATTAAGACAAAATGATATAAAACCACGAGAGCCAAGAAAGGGCTTGTCGGAAAAAAGCCCTTCAACCTTGAATGTAAATACTAAAGATCGTTATGGACGCACCGTTCTTCATATAGCCGCATTcgagaagaaaaacaattttgtTCGAGCCTTGTTGCAACATAAAAATATAGACGTGCTCATTCAAGATGAAGAATCCGGTTATACTGCTTTACACCGTGCTATTTATGCAGGAAATCTTGAAGCTGCTTCCTTATTACTCACAAAAGAGCCTTCTATTCTTTTAAAAGTGAAGGATCATGAAGGACTATCTCCTTTTCAATTACTGTATAGAGTATATTCTTGGACTCATCCGCAAAATAGTTTTCCAATTTTAGGAAACGAGCTTTACAGTCTTGGGAACAATGAAAATAGTATTCTCGGCTTTACGGTTTCAGGAAGTCAAGATATGGCTAAAAGAGTGTTTCTGTACCGTAAGCAAACACCCAACTCATCAGCTGGTCAACTCTTTCATCCAGACAAAATAATTGACATTCagtcttcaaaatttcataCTCTGGTTGCCACAGATGAGCCGAGTCCAAATGTATATTCTTGTGGTATTGGAGCCGGTGGTAGACTCGgttttagaaaagatgCCCAATACACTTTTACTCCTGTGTCAGACTTACCGTACAAAGTGGTGCAAATATCTGTAAGTCAAAATCATTCTCTCGCCTTAACAGATTTTGGAAATGTCTATGCTTGGGGATTGAATACCTTTTCTGCTCTAGGATGTAACGTGGATAGTTcgaagaaagaagattttATTCAAGTGTCCCCCAAACGAATCTCTGCATTTAAGGACTTGAACATTGTTGGGGTTGTCGCAGGTGACACTTATAGTGCTGCCTGGACGCATTCTGATTTATATACTTGGGGCCAAAATGAAGGACAGCTTGGCCATCCGGACGATTCTTTTATAATATCTACTCCACGTCGAGTAGCCGGTATAACTTCCCCTGTGGTTAAGGCGACTTGTAATTCACATAGTCTTATATTATTGTTGGACAACAACACAGTGTTAATTCTGTCAAACTATGTGCAAATGAAGGTGCCCGTGGCTATAGATATAGAAAGTCCACTTACCTTTACTAAACACCCTTTATCTCTATCACGCTTTAATATTAGAAAAGTCGAGGCTTGCGAGGATAATTTGGCAATACTTACTGAACAAGGAGAGGTGTTTGTTGTTGATCTAATGCCTTTGCGATCCATTAGAGAACAAAAGCAAGGTTCCTTATctacaaaaataaatagcaagagttcttttaaaatcaCTTCATTTTGGTCGGTATTGTCACCAGAGAATGCAGCAATTGATGTTGCTTGGGCTGATAGTAATAGTCTTTTGTTATGCCTGAAAAACGGCACGTGTTGGATTCGTCAAATTCGTTCTAAGAAACGTGAAAAGGCATCTTTAAAGCAGAGTACTAAGGGAATCTACAAATACTCTTGTATCGAAAATATACAAATGATAACGAATGTTCGAACGAACGGTTCCGGAGGAATTTTTACAATTAGAAATGATTATCGTCCTCCCCATATCCTTTTTACCATCCCCGAGCTGAATGATGTATTCActtctcttcttccataTAGAAATATCTTGCATAAAAGGAATCCCACTCTTAAAGCAGCAGAAGACGAAGATAGCCCACCATATTATGATGACGACCGTGATCCCACGGAAGATGAGATgcgaattcttttttttaatccAGGAATAATAGTCAATAGTTATAGCAACTATAAGAGTTCGTCAGCTGATGTGTGTTTACGATGCGTTAATGAGATTTTCTGGTGTcatgaatttcttttatcgGCCCGTTCTCCTGTTCTTCGACAAATACTTTGTACTAATAGAAACGCCAAAAAGGCATATTTGGAATATCGAGTTGATGAAAAAGGGGAACCTACTCTGGTTATTAATGATGTATCTGCTTTGAGCGTCGCTGTGCTTTTGCATTATCTTTATTCAgattctcttcttcaaccCTGGAAGTGTGACTCAAGATTAATGTATCTTAAAGAAGAGTTACTAAAACTTAGCAGGATTTTAGACTTACCTCACTTGCATGAGGTTTTACCATTTACAGCTCCTCGTCAGCCTGTAATGTCATTAGCCAAAGACATAAATTCTCTCTTTATGAACAAGACTGCCTTCGAACATTCATGTGATACGATTGTAAAATTAGAGGATGGAGAACTAAAAGCGAATAGTTTATTGTTGAGAATTCACAGTGATTTctttgattcatttttcttgtttttggacGGACAAGTGCATTCCAAATCTGAATATTATATAGTCAATTTACCTGATAAGagtcttttccattttggACTCATTCTTCGTCATATATATGGAAGTGGAGACTTGGAGATTCTCAATGATATTAAGGACTATGATTTCTACAGTTGGCTGGAGACGATGACAGTTATGCTGAGTATATCTGATGAGCTTCTATTTTTTCGACTGAAGGAAATATGTGAGCAATCTTTGCTTcgatttttgaatttgaaaacactGAATGATATGTTTGAGTTGTCTTCTTGTTACCATGCAGATTCGCTTTATAACCGATGCGTTGACTATGCGTGTCATAACATAggttattttttggaaaaaaatcGATTAAACGAATGGGAAGCTAAACATCTCGGCAAGGTTTCAAAACGCTTAGAATTGGCTTTACAAGAGCAAAGTTCCCACACTCAACCCAATAAGGTACTCAATAAGCTGCTATTTAGAAATGCAAAGtatttagaagaaaaagcatatgAATTAAAAGTTCTGCGAGAGTTCCTCTTTTCAGGTGAATCGACAGAGTTTTGGGATAAATCTCCTTATCGGataatcaaagaaaatgatgtTGCTTTTTCCCAAAGCCGGCCACCGACAGTGGCTAACGACTTGTCTGAGCAAATAGTTGGACCAGCCAGAATTACTGAAGCTGAAACGAAGCAGGAGAAGAAAGATGGTTTTGCAAGAAGAGAAAGCCCAGAAGTATTGGAACAATCCCAAGGGTTGTTGTCGTTTAAAGATAAAAGCTTCACATCACCAGGGACACCTATTACCGAAAACACTAATGGAGAACCTATTATCAAAGAGGAGGGTATAAAAAGCTTCTTGAACACTGAACGAAAAGGTCCCTGGAACAGTACGCTAAATATAGTTGAAAATGCTAAGAAACCTACGAATCGTGCGAATTTGAGAGAATTACTTGATGAAGCTAACGGTGTGGGTCAGTCTATGCCAAACAACGAGTTTCGTGGTATGAAGGGCGTAATGAAAAAGTcgcagaaagaaaagaaaaaggagtTATCTAAGCAGCAACAGCCAATTCGCAAGGGTGGTGTACACGGATCAAACCCGGAACTCGTTGAAACAGCAGCGAACGCGTGGTCAATGAGAAAACCTACGGCTCCTCCATCTAAAAAACCATTCAATGGAATTCTTCGAGAAGTAGCTAGCAATGAAGCACCTTCCCAAATATTTTACAAAGAACCGAAAAGACGTATATCGAGTGGATCTCCGTCTAGTTGGAATACATCAGGAAAACCTCCCAGTCAACCTTCATCATTGCCTAAGAGTGGAGCACAAACGAATTCGTTGATGGCGATTATGTATGAgcaacaagaagaaatagaagagcgaaaaaaaaggctGGCAAACAGAAAACCGATAGAGGAAATACAACAGGAAGAAGAGTTTCAAAAATGGTGGGAGGAAGAAAGTCGTAAAGTTCAGAAGGGACTAGGAATCAAAAAAACAGAGGAGGAAGCGAATGAAAACCCTTCTCGGAGACGAAggccaaagaaaaacgacaAAAAGAACGTTTCGTCCACGAATGAATCAAAGTCTCAACCTATAGATATTCCTCCGGCGAGTTTCAAAAAGGGTAAAAGCCGAGTATATCGGTGA
- the atp23 gene encoding mitochondrial inner membrane peptidase Atp23, translating to MSETAKIEPSREKKNCERVKKALLSDSPILVFLKKSLKYLNSDLDASNVRCEPCDEKTSGGYVPGKGIVLCENRIYSQKMAENTIAHEMVHMFDDCRFHVNWDDLRHHACSEIRASSLSGECRWTKELFYGNIDTFRKHHQECVKRRATLSVQGNPKCQSKNQAEMIVQEVFASCFRDTRPFEKIY from the exons ATGTCAGAAACGGCAAAGATCGAACCCagcagagaaaaaaaaaactgtGAACGCGTCAAGAAAGCTCTCTTGTCTGACTCACCTATTCTCGTCTTTCTGAAAAAGTCTTTAAAGTATCTAAATTCTGATCTCGATGCATCCAATGTTCGATGTGAACCATGTGACGAGAAAACCTCGGGCGGTTATGTACCAGGAAAAGGCATTGTACTCTGTGAGAATCGGATCTACAGCCAAAAAATGGCTGAAAACACTATAGCTCATGAAATGGTTCATATGTTTGATGACTGTAGATTTCACGTCAATTGGGACGATTTGCGCCATCATGCCTGCTCTGAAATTCGCGCTAGCAGCCTTAGCGGTGAATGCCGGTGgacaaaagaattattttATGGTAACATTGACACATTCAGGAAACATCATCAAGAATGCGTAAAGCGCAGAGCAACACTTTCCGTTCAAGGCAATCCAAAGTGCCAAAGCAAAAACCAAGCAGAGATGATTGTTCAAGAAGTGTTTGCTTCATGTTTCCGGGATACCAgaccttttgaaaaaa TCTATTAA
- the rpl2402 gene encoding 60S ribosomal protein L24, with amino-acid sequence MKVEICSFSGAKVYPGAGRLFVRGDNKVFRFVNKKSESLFLQRKNPRRLSWTVLYRRMHKKGLSEESAKKRSRRTVKHQRGVVGASVDVIKEKRNQRPEVRAAARASALKQAKDKKTTSQSEKKTGNAKSAAGAARGQAIKNAKAAASQ; translated from the coding sequence ATGAAGGTGGAAATCTGCTCATTCTCCGGTGCTAAAGTTTACCCAGGAGCTGGAAGACTCTTTGTTCGTGGAGACAACAAggtttttcgttttgtaaacaagaagTCTGAGAGCCTCTTCCTCCAACGCAAGAACCCCCGTCGTTTGTCATGGACTGTCCTCTACCGTCGTATGCACAAGAAGGGTCTCTCTGAGGAATCTGCCAAGAAGCGTTCTCGCCGTACTGTTAAGCACCAACGTGGTGTTGTCGGTGCTTCTGTGGATGTTATCAAGGAAAAGCGTAACCAACGCCCTGAAGTCCGTGCTGCTGCTCGTGCTTCCGCTTTGAAGCAAGCCAAGGACAAGAAGACTACTTCTCAATCCGAGAAGAAGACTGGCAATGCCAAGTCTGCCGCCGGCGCTGCCCGTGGTCAAGCCATCAAGAACGCCAAGGCTGCTGCTAGTCAgtag
- the sdh3 gene encoding succinate dehydrogenase (ubiquinone) cytochrome b subunit: MLATRTFHSLSPGFFRSASQLLRPSNSLASSSLLNNVWKRSVVTEHMTDMEGRSRLADQRLHRPNSPHLSIYEPQLTWYLSSLHRVTGVALAGTLYLFATGYLVAPLAGYSLDTETISSLLQQIPTWIKVPAKFAVSYPFTFHIFNGLRHLIWDTAKELTLKGVYRTGYAVLIASVLTSGYLSFV; this comes from the coding sequence ATGCTTGCTACCCGTACATttcattctctttctcCCGGATTCTTCCGTTCTGCCTCTCAATTGTTGCGTCCCTCCAACTCTTTGgcttcctcttctttgttgaatAATGTTTGGAAACGCTCCGTCGTTACTGAACACATGACGGACATGGAGGGCCGTTCCCGCCTTGCTGACCAGCGTCTTCATCGTCCCAATTCTCCCCATTTGAGCATCTATGAACCTCAACTAACTTGGTACTTGTCCAGTCTCCACCGTGTCACTGGTGTTGCCTTGGCTGGTActctttatctttttgcTACTGGATACTTAGTTGCTCCTTTGGCTGGCTATTCTCTTGATACTGAAACCATCTCTagtcttcttcaacaaattcCTACATGGATAAAGGTTCCTGCCAAATTCGCCGTCTCCTATCCTTTTACTTTCCACATTTTTAACGGACTTCGTCATTTGATTTGGGACACCGCCAAAGAATTAACTCTTAAAGGTGTCTACCGTACTGGTTATGCTGTTCTCATCGCATCTGTGTTAACTTCTGGCtacctttcttttgtttaa
- the pcm1 gene encoding P-TEFb-cap methyltransferase Pcm1, with product MNEDNLLRNQNTITDRKKSIEGPEMSNRKQIQPNIREERKSGQYRRRDYYTSNEEENYSRNRDDFSNRDVVRTHYNARPDMGTRKRQFSPIIQLKRFNNWIKSVLIQKFTPKVDDKPLLVLDLGCGKGGDLIKWDKAGIEGYIGIDIAENSIDQAKRRYRELQPCFDALFYAGDCFSRSIGEFLPPDQRQFDIVSLQFCLHYAFESEQKARILLENVSKCLPRGGIMLGTIPNSDIISQRLKELPPSADSWGNGIYKVRFTQRPSHTFRPPFGIQYFFYLEDAVTDVPEYVVPFEAFRAIAETYDLELLWQKPFVDIFNEEKNSETFGNLMDRMKVVDSNGKRGIDPKELEAASFYLAFAFEKRGI from the coding sequence TAACTTATTAAGGAATCAAAATACCATCACAGAcaggaaaaaaagcattgaAGGACCGGAGATGTCCAACcgaaaacaaatacaaCCTAATATTAGAGAAGAGAGGAAATCAGGCCAATACAGAAGAAGAGACTACTACACAAGcaatgaagaagagaattATTCAAGGAACAGAGATGATTTTTCCAATCGAGATGTTGTTCGAACTCATTATAATGCACGACCTGATATGGGTACAAGGAAGCGACAGTTTTCCCCTATTATCCAGTTAAAGCGTTTCAATAATTGGATCAAGTCTGTacttattcaaaaattcacCCCAAAGGTGGATGATAAGCCGTTACTCGTGCTCGATTTAGGCTGTGGGAAAGGCGGTGACTTAATTAAATGGGATAAAGCTGGTATCGAAGGATACATAGGTATTGATATCGCTGAGAATTCAATCGACCAGGCGAAAAGACGGTACCGTGAACTTCAGCCATGCTTTGATGCTCTATTTTATGCAGGAGATTGTTTTTCTCGCTCCATTGGCGAGTTTCTACCTCCAGATCAACGACAGTTTGATATAGTGTCTCTACAGTTTTGTTTGCATTATGCTTTTGAAAGTGAACAGAAGGCTAGAatacttttggaaaatgtcTCGAAATGTTTGCCTCGCGGTGGTATTATGCTTGGTACAATTCCAAACTCGGATATAATTTCTCAACGCTTGAAAGAGTTACCCCCTTCTGCGGATTCTTGGGGGAATGGTATCTACAAAGTACGTTTTACACAGCGACCGTCTCACACCTTCCGCCCTCCTTTTGGtattcaatattttttttatttagaaGATGCCGTAACCGATGTTCCTGAATACGTTGTTCCGTTTGAGGCATTTCGTGCAATCGCAGAGACGTACGATTTAGAATTGTTATGGCAAAAACCGTTTGTGGACATCTTCAAtgaggaaaaaaattcgGAAACATTTGGTAATTTGATGGATCGCATGAAGGTAGTTGACAGTAATGGAAAGAGAGGAATTGATCCCAAAGAGCTAGAAGCTGCCAGCTTTTACTTGGCGTTTGCTTTCGAAAAACGAGGGATCTGA